DNA sequence from the Vicia villosa cultivar HV-30 ecotype Madison, WI linkage group LG3, Vvil1.0, whole genome shotgun sequence genome:
CATATAAAATATACAGTTAAATCATAACACTGTTAATTTTTATAgatatttgattttttctttaaatcacatataaaatattgatatataaaatatttcttttttaaaatattgtgaTGACAgagtaaaatattttatactgaCACTACATAAGGTGTTTATCAAATATTAAATTCAGATAAATTTTATTACAATTGATTTTACCTttacaaatttaaaaattcagatttttttaattaaaaattcagataaatttagaaatattgatatgtaaaatatttctttatttttttcattaaaaattcagataaaaaaatattaaatttgattaCAATTGATTTTACCTTTACAAATCTAATCGTTAAAgaataaaaagtcaaaattttATATCAGAATATTTAGTATAGATTGTAAAAATACATACATTGATTTCTTCATTAATGCATTTAAATCGTAATCTCTACAATACTATACTAGTAGATTGTTAAAAAAATATACCAATataaaaaagatataaaaaaatatttccgaATCTTTAATGTATTCCCATCATTAATGCatttatattcaaaaaaaatgtcttttaaattataaaattcaaaacatcttATATTTAGCCAAGAAAATAGTAATATTGTTTAGtttatttacaaattaaaaataaagatattttttaagatattCTCAGCAACAAACTTTTTCTCCAAGTTTCCACCGATCAAGTAATTTGTTATATATACATTAGTTCATTCAAGATCATCACTTTATACTTCGTACTTGTATCGTTTCTGAACTGAAAAAATTCCACAAGGTGCTTTGTTCAACATTTTTTAGTATTCTAAGTTTCTTTAAAGTTCATCCATGGATGAATATTATTGTAAGGCATATTTAGATATGTCTTCAACAGATGTACCACGCGACAATGATCCGTATCTACATATAGAATTCGATTACACGACTACTCGTGTTTCAAGCGATGAAATGAATTCATCTTTAAGCGATACTATACATTATAACTTTTCATATGTGTCCGAAGATAGAGTAATCCGAAAAGCTACCATTGTATCATGGCTTTCTGAAGTGGGTGTTCCTGAAGATGCTTTTGCATTGGTGGTAGAAGAAATTTCGCAATGTGTTAGAGAGATGGGTAGTGGGATGTATAAGAACTTGAGGGATCTTTTTATTCAAGTTGACTTTTCTGTTACACGTAATTCTAAAGAGtgtgaggaagatgaagagagcAATTGTTTGGACGAGAATGAAGAGGAAATGCAagttgaggaagatgaagataatGCGTTGATTCCTCCTGTTACGAGGACTATTGAAGATAACCATAATAAAGATGATTGGAGTTATAGATGGGAAGAGGAAGAAATGGAGATTGAAGTACAAGAAGATAATGCGTTGACTCCAACTGTTACATGGACTATTGTTGATGATGATCACGGTGAAAACGAGTATGTTGATGAATGGGACTCTTATTGGGATGAGGAAATGAGAATAGAAGAAGATAATAGATCGGTTATTGAAGTtgaaattgatgatgattatAGCTTCGATATAGAAGTTGAAAACGaaaatgatgaagatgaatggaactATGGTTGGGAAGAGGCCATcggaattgaagaagaagatattAGATTTGTTCCTACGGCACCGTCATGTATTGAAGGATTGAAGATGGTAACAATCGAAGAAGCAGAGAAATGTACTATTTGTCACGAAGATTTTAATGTTGGTGTTTGTATGCCATGTTCGCATATGTTTCATAAGAATTGTATTAAGGATTGGTTGAATGTAGACAACTCTTGTCCTTTATGTAGATTTCGGCTGCCTACTAGTAGCACAAATTaataaaaactgatttttttgtgATGTTGAATGAATGTGTTTATTTTTACTCAATCAATAAGTGTTTAGTATTATTTAAGATTCTTAGTATAAATCACATACtaaaaaaactgaaaaaaattgttatatttttggtTCTGTAAAATATTGTGTCGCAATAAGTTGCATGATTATACAGGTGGAGGAGGCAAGTCTAGCAAAAGCCAGAAGCCAACACAATTTTCAGAATCCAACTCATCTTGGATTGCAAGGAAATGCAATCCTCCAGAAGCTTTCTTGGCTGCTTCCCATGCTTCAGCTTCTTTAGTCGAAGTAGGACTTTTCTGATACGTCGCGTATACATACCGAGTCGAAATCGCAACTGAAAGAGTCAGGTTAGCGCGAGCAGTGTCTGCTTCGATGGCGCAGAGCTCCAATCCATTCATAAAAGCTGCAATAGTAAATTGTTACAAAAACGTACTTGGATATGATATCGTACGCGTCAAAAGTGCATTCGAGTAACTTAGTTAAACACTTATATATGAAATAGGAGGTTTCTTTACCTGATAATATTTGAGCGCGAGAAGATGCGACAGCGAGTCCTGGGATCAACGTCTTCTCGTCAATTTCAATGCCTAATAAATCAAGATCTAGCCCGGAACCATAGCCAAATCTTTCTTCCGAGGCTGAGGCCTCCTCTCGGACAGCTTTAAAAAATTGATAGTAAAATGAGAAAATTATAATCTATGTAATGCGATTGTGAAATAAACGACATAAAAGCGAACAAATCTCTCTACCTGAGTAAGGTAACTGAACAAATGCCCATCTTTCACCAAAAAGATCTTCGGGGAGTTTCGTGGGAAAGGGATTGTCTAATGGCAAAAGAGGTTTGGATCCCTTTTGAAATCCGGGATGTTTCGTATATACAGTCTCGTAACGTTCTTCTAGCCATAAAAGTAACGACAAACACTGAAAAGGATCAAAGGAAGCGCATAAGATATACACCGGAGCAACTCTGAAAAGGAAATAGAAGCCAAATGAAATAGGGCCGCCAAAAAATTATcgatttttttaatcttttttgcgTACAACAAATGCATCTTAAAACAATTTCAATGGCAAATTCGCAAGGCAACCTTAATTTAAAACACTCCACTACAACCTTAATTTAAAACCTCTGTATGTTTCTACTAATTTTAAAGATATACATTGTCAATGtaaactaattttacactgaTATTTCGCCAAATCACTCCACTTTTGTAAATGCATTTTTAGATTCATATTATACCGTGTAAAAATGGAAGCTTTTCATTGGATGTCAGTGTAAAAATCATTTTCACTAACAGCGCGTGACCATTTAACTCAGAATATAGAGGTCATACTCAGATTTTGGAACCTTCAACGAATGAACAAGTTAAATGTTTCAATCAAGGTTTTTAGTGCACATTACAAGACCACTTAGGTTTATGAAACTGTATTTCAGACTGTCAGTCAGCAAACTAATTCATTTCAATCACCAAACAAAACGTATAGAGTTTTCCGCAGAGCAATGGAATTTCACATTCACAGCAAAATCTGAAATCATACTCACCCGTTTACTCGGAAGAGCTCTTATACCAAGCTCCTTACACGCTTTCGTAATAATCGTCTGCATCTGTGCCCTACAAAGCAACAAAACTACACTTAACCAATATTCCTCTCACTCTAACATGAAAACCAAGCAAAATAATTCCTTAAGCTAGCATAAACCAAATACAATCTAACAAGATATGATAATAATACAACATAAACACCATGTCTTCGAGGGCGTGCAAGACAGACTACACATAAGGCCCAAAATTTGTCACAGTTAAACCGTGACTAAACAAgacctcataaaatatttgtctaTTTTATCGTCATTTTGTCGTGACAAATAGGACCCCTATTTGTTTTGCAAGGATTGAAGATGGTCTAACCTACGCATGGCCTAACCTACGAAGAGCCTCAAAAAACTTAAAACGGCTCTGATTCTACGCATGATGCATATTAAAAGCAAATAGAATAGAACATTATAACTAGTACACTTTCATTCTACTAATGTAACACTCACTACAAGTCCTAGTTAACACTCTTGACAGAAACAAAAACTACTAAAACTACCACATAGTGAACCAATTTACCTAAAGAAACGAATGTTCCTTGGCACAGGAAGATCCAACTCATCACAAATCCCAACAATAGAATCCTTAAGAGTGATACTATTAATAACATTATTAGGAAAATACTTAGTATACTGAAGCGAAAGAGATTTATCACAAACAACAAGCTCCCAAACTTTCTTTCCTCTAGCATCAAGAATAGGCCTAGAACAGAAATCCAACTCCCAGCTCAATATATCATCAGGATCAGTTTCAGGGTCAAGAAAACACGTTTCAGCAGTAGGGTCTTCTTTGTCTTCTTCAGCTTCTTTCTGGGATGTTGTTGCTGAGGTTTCTGATATGGAACGTGTTTGGAACTGAAGGAAGGGTTTTTTGGTGGTGAAAAATGGGATTTTGAGGGTGGGTTTGGAGGAGGAGAGCTTGGTGATGGTGGAGTTGGGGTAGTTGAATGATGGGGTTTTGAGTGTTGTGGAGTTGAAGGTTAGAGTAGCCATGGTTATGGCTATGGTTTGTGGAACTTGTTAGTTTGTGTGGTTGAGGTAGTTATCCATTGTcgcatgttttggtttttttctttcttttgggtTTTTAAGGAAACCGTGTTTAAAGAACCGGTTCAGTATTTGGGTCGGTTTTTTTTATTgttactaattttaatttttttttatgcttaactagtaataaacccgtgcatacgcacgggttctgctcTGATACacgcatttgtttacataatacatttattttaaatagaatatttaaaatgaaaaaatatttagatcaataataaattcttTCCCTTATATCattcttggatcataaatatcatctttgttatataaaaatatgtaacaaaaatacattttttctcgtaatcaaatattatttatgtttagatatcatctacaaaaatatttgaatcaatagtaaatttttgtatatcaaaatatttagattaatagtagattttttcccgtatatcatttttgaataaaaaatttttggatcataaataccatttttcgtatataaaaatatttatatcaataataaattttgtccgtatacaaatattatttttgtctagatttcatttataaaaatatttgaatgaatagtaaattttcgtataaaaaatatttagatcaataatagatttttcccctatacaatttttgaatcaaaattttttggatcataaatatcatttttcatatataaaaatatttagtcaacaatagatttttcccgtatttaaatattatttatgtttaggtatcatttacaaaaatatttaaatcagtagtaaattttcgtatataaaaatatttaaattaataatagatttttttccgtataccatttttgaattaaattttttggatcataaataccatttttcatatagaaaaatatttagatcaataaaagatttttttccgtatacaaatattatttatgtatatgtatcgtttacaaaaatatttggaataa
Encoded proteins:
- the LOC131662690 gene encoding protein TAB2 homolog, chloroplastic isoform X1; protein product: MATLTFNSTTLKTPSFNYPNSTITKLSSSKPTLKIPFFTTKKPFLQFQTRSISETSATTSQKEAEEDKEDPTAETCFLDPETDPDDILSWELDFCSRPILDARGKKVWELVVCDKSLSLQYTKYFPNNVINSITLKDSIVGICDELDLPVPRNIRFFRAQMQTIITKACKELGIRALPSKRCLSLLLWLEERYETVYTKHPGFQKGSKPLLPLDNPFPTKLPEDLFGERWAFVQLPYSAVREEASASEERFGYGSGLDLDLLGIEIDEKTLIPGLAVASSRAQILSAFMNGLELCAIEADTARANLTLSVAISTRYVYATYQKSPTSTKEAEAWEAAKKASGGLHFLAIQDELDSENCVGFWLLLDLPPPPV